A single window of Leopardus geoffroyi isolate Oge1 chromosome D4, O.geoffroyi_Oge1_pat1.0, whole genome shotgun sequence DNA harbors:
- the ADAMTS13 gene encoding A disintegrin and metalloproteinase with thrombospondin motifs 13 isoform X4 encodes MLLCPVQPVTSQGVCHIPHRPDFQSQGSLPLSRLLFLRMREPRPWGRCVGTTLTSAFFLLGCWGRSDFQQQFLQALEPEEVTSYFGPDATLEVLQFDVAPLTCICEDGPGGPPCRAPSCSLLALGQLFAFSFPPERSLLTASFTSERVLNASLRLERRPPHLCFAGGRPLLPLGAVARVTYCSGHLEGDILVGADRFRVQPVRRQHWELLPPQVRAQPHLVHRPGPEAPQVIRGRPPSPRLRLRRWAAGRVLHLELLVAVGPDVYQAHQEDTERYVLTNLNMGSELLRDPSLGTQFRVHLVKVVTLTQPEDAPNITANITASLLSVCEWSRTVNPEDDTDPGHADLVLYITRFDLELPDGNRQVRGVTQLGGVCSSSWSCLITEDTGFDLGVTIAHEIGHSLGLEHDGAPGSGCGPSGHVMASQDAATARGDLSWSACSRQQLLHLLSAGRARCLWDPPGPQAGAAGSPPRAQPGLHYGADEQCRVAFGPAAVACTFTRGHLDVCQALSCHKDPLDQSVCSRLLTPLLDGTECGEQKWCSKGHCRSLAELTPVGVVHGHWSSWGPPSPCSRSCGGGVVTRRRQCSNPRPAFGGRACVGDDLQAEMCNTQACEKTQLDFMSEQCSRTDRKPLHLSPGNASFYRWGSAEQYSQGDALCRHMCRAIGETFIVRRGDSFLDGTRCVPSGRREDGTLSLCVSGSCRTFGCDGRMDSQQVRDACQVCGGDNSTCSPRNGSFTAGRAREYVTFLTVTRNLTSVYVANQRPLFTHLAVRIGGRYIVAGNSSISPSTTYPSLLEDSRVEYRVTLTEDRLPHLEEIRIRGPTREDVEIQVYRRYGEEYGDLARPDITFTYFQPKQPQAWAWAAVRGPCSVSCGAGLRWVTYSCLDQARNEWAEAARCEGSQRPAAWPESCAPGPCPPDRRNHPPVPPRPAPASESSTRRRGPEATCQGSHAHETQRPSPIWVTRFCHGSDIITWTEARCPLWKAGGRQESDACSSACEAHLASRNGTCVHGAGGPDALATAGPCPTDEKLPALEPCVATACPLAQGHTDPRSLEEEATSPPAPARPGARAAHVWTPLAGPCSVSCSRGLKELHFVCVDSVLGTPVQEELCDLGSKPGSRREVCQAAPCPPWWQYKLAACSVSCGGGVARRILYCARAHGRDEGEEILPDTQCLGLPRPEQQEPCGPEPCPPRWKIVSLGPCSASCGLGTATRSVACVQFDQGQDVEVDGAACVALVRPQASIPCITADCAYRWRVSTWTQCSVSCGDGIQHRHDACLGPGSQAPVPAHFCQHLPKPATVRGCWAGPCAGQGTPSPAPPEEATAGAPPERPWPQAHLLSPAPRLQGLLPGPQESPAESSVCGRQHLEPTGTIDMRGPGQADCVVAIGRPLGEVVTIQVLESSLNCSTGDMLLLWGRLTWRKMCGKLSDRTFSSKANTLLVRQRRERPEGGVVLRYQSQPAPGASHRECDMQLFGPWGKIVSPSMSPRGRNLGGCRIFINVAPRARIAIHALVTSVGTGTDASHILIRDIHSLKTMTFRGQQALYWESEGSQAEMEFSQGFMEAGASLWGLYWTLGSRVQEPGWAVP; translated from the exons ATGCTGCTGTGTCCGGTGCAGCCTGTCACCAGCCAAGG GGTCTGCCACATTCCACACCGGCCAGATTTCCAGTCACAAGGCTCTCTCCCTCTGAGCAGGCTGCTTTTCCTGAGGATGAGGGAGCCTCGCCCCTGGGGGAGATGCGTGGGGACAACGCTCacttctgccttctttctcctggGCTGCTGGGGACGCTCCGATTTCCAGCAG CAATTTCTCCAAGCTTTGGAGCCAGAAGAAGTGACTTCTTATTTTGGCCCCGATGCTACCTTAGAAG TGCTGCAATTCGACGTGGCCCCGCTCACCTGCATCTGTGAGGATGGGCCCGGGGGACCTCCCTGCAGGGCCCCGAGCTGCTCCCTGCTCGCCCTGGGACAGCTCTTTGCCTTCTCCTTCCCGCCGGAGCGGAGCCTCCTCACCGCCTCCTTCACCAGCGAGCGCGTGCTGAATGCCTCCCTCCGGCTTGAGAGGCGGCCTCCCCATCTCTGCTTCGCGGGAGGCCGCCCCCTGCTGCCCCTGGGCGCGGTGGCCAGGGTCACCTACTGCTCAGGCCACTTG GAGGGCGACATCCTGGTGGGCGCAGACAGGTTCCGCGTCCAGCCAGTGAGGAGGCAGCATTGGGAGCTGCTGCCTCCCCAGGTTCGTGCGCAGCCCCACCTGGTCCACAGGCCCGGCCCCGAGGCCCCCCAAGTCATCCGAG GCCGTCCTCCTTCCCCTCGCCTTCGCCTCCGGAGATGGGCGGCCGGCAGGGTCCTACACCTGGAGCTGCTGGTGGCCGTGGGCCCCGACGTCTACCAGGCTCACCAGGAGGACACCGAGCGCTACGTCCTCACCAACCTCAACATG GGGTCAGAGCTGCTGAGGGACCCATCCCTGGGGACTCAGTTCCGAGTGCATCTGGTGAAGGTGGTCACCCTGACCCAGCCTGAG gatgCTCCGAATATCACAGCCAACATCACGGCCTCACTGCTGAGTGTCTGTGAGTGGAGCAGGACGGTCAACCCCGAGGACGACACAGATCCTGGGCATGCCGACCTGGTCCTCTACATCACCAG GTTTGACCTGGAGTTGCCTGATGGTAACCGGCAGGTTCGGGGGGTCACCCAGCTGGGGGGTGTCTGCTCGTCTTCCTGGAGCTGCCTCATCACTGAGGATACCGGCTTTGACCTGGGGGTTACCATCGCCCATGAGATTGGGCACAG CTTGGGCTTGGAACACGACGGCGCGCCCGGGAGCGGCTGTGGGCCCAGCGGCCACGTGATGGCGTCCCAGGACGCGGCGACCGCCAGGGGTGACCTCTCGTGGTCCGCCTGCAGCCGCCAGCAACTGTTGCACCTGCTCAG CGCAGGACGGGCGCGCTGCCTGTGGGACCCTCCGGGGCCGCAGGCCGGAGCCGCGGGGAGCCCTCCCCGGGCGCAGCCCGGCCTCCACTACGGCGCGGACGAGCAGTGCCGCGTCGCCTTCGGCCCTGCAGCGGTGGCCTGCACCTTCACCAGGGGGCACCTG GACGTGTGCCAGGCTCTCTCCTGCCACAAGGACCCCCTGGACCAAAGTGTCTGTAGCCGCCTCTTGACTCCGCTCCTGGATGGGACAGAGTGTGGCGAGCAGAAG TGGTGCTCCAAAGGTCACTGCCGCTCCCTGGCGGAGCTGACCCCCGTGGGAGTGGTGCACGGGCACTGGTCTAGCTGGGGTCCCCCCAGTCCCTGCTCCCGCTCCtgcgggggaggggtggtcacCAGGAGGCGACAGTGCAGCAACCCCAG GCCGGCCTTTGGAGGGCGTGCGTGTGTGGGCGATGACCTCCAGGCAGAGATGTGCAACACCCAG GCCTGTGAGAAGACCCAGCTGGACTTCATGTCTGAGCAGTGCTCCCGGACGGACAGGAAACCGCTCCACCTGTCCCCAGGCAACGCCTCCTTCTACCGCTGGGGCTCCGCTGAGCAGTACAGTCAAG GGGACGCTCTGTGCAGACACATGTGCCGAGCCATCGGCGAGACCTTCATTGTGAGGCGTGGGGACAGTTTCCTGGATGGGACCCGGTGTGTGCCAAGTGGTCGGCGGGAGGACGGGACCCTGAGCCTGTGCGTGTCGGGCAGCTGCAGG ACATTCGGCTGTGACGGCAGGATGGACTCCCAGCAGGTGCGAGACGCGTGCCAGGTGTGTGGAGGGGACAACAGCACGTGCAGCCCCCGCAACGGCTCTTTCACGGCCGGAAGGGCCAGAG AGTATGTCACGTTCCTGACGGTTACCCGCAACCTGACCAGCGTATACGTCGCCAACCAGAGACCTCTCTTCACACACTTGG CGGTGCGGATCGGAGGGCGCTACATCGTGGCCGGGAACTCTAGCATCTCTCCCAGCACCACCTACCCCTCCCTCCTGGAGGACAGCCGTGTCGAGTACAGAGTGACCCTCACCGAGGACCGGCTGCCTCACCTGGAGGAGATCCGCATCCGGGGACCCACTCGGGAAGACGTGGAGATCCAG GTTTACAGGCGCTACGGGGAGGAGTATGGTGACCTTGCGCGCCCAGACATCACCTTCACCTACTTCCAGCCGAAGCAGCCACAGGCCTGGGCATGGGCCGCCGTGCGGGGGCCCTGCTCCGTGAGCTGTGGGGCAG GGCTGCGCTGGGTGACCTACAGCTGTCTGGACCAGGCCAGGAACGAGTGGGCGGAGGCTGCCCGGTGCGAAGGGAGCCAGCGGCCGGCAGCGTGGCCAGAGTCCTGCgcccctgggccctgccccccaGA TCGTAGGAACCACCCCCCTGTCCCACCGAGGCCCGCGCCTGCCTCCGAATCCTCAACACGGCGCCGCGGGCCCGAGGCCACCTGTCAGGGTTCGCACGCACACGAGACGCAGCGGCCATCCCCGATCTGGGTGACCCGATTCTGTCACGGCAGTGATATTATTACGTGGACGGAGGCCCGCTGTCCTCTCTGGAAGGCAGGAGG GCGCCAGGAGTCGGACGCGTGCTCATCAGCCTGTGAGGCCCACCTGGCTTCGCGCAACGGGACGTGTGTGCACGGGGCAGGTGGCCCGGACGCGCTGGCCACAGCCGGGCCCTGCCCCACAGACGAGAAGCTGCCCGCCCTCGAGCCGTGTGTGGCCACGGCATGTCCTCTGGCACAGGGCCAC ACAGACCCCCGGTCTCTAGAGGAGGAGGCCACATCCCCACCGGCCCCTGCCAGGCCGGGGGCCCGCGCCGCACACGTGTGGACTCCCCTGGCGGGGCCGTGCTCTGTCTCCTGCAGTCGAG gCCTGAAGGAGCTGCATTTCGTGTGCGTGGACTCTGTCCTGGGGACCCCTGTCCAGGAAGAGCTATGTGATCTGGGAAGCAAGCCTGGGAGCCGGCGGGAGGTCTGCCAGGCTGCCCCGTGCCCGCCTTG GTGGCAGTACAAGCTGGCAGCCTGCAGCGTGAGCTGTGGAGGAGGGGTGGCACGGAGGATCCTGTATTGCGCACGGGCCCACGGGAGGGACGAGGGCGAGGAGATCCTGCCGGACACCCAGTGCCTGGGGCTGCCTCGCCCGGAGCAGCAGGAGCCGTGCGGCCCGGAGCCCTGCCCACCCAG GTGGAAAATCGTGTCCCTTGGCCCATGCTCAGCCAGCTGTGGCCTTGGCACCGCCACGCGCTCCGTGGCCTGTGTGCAGTTCGACCAAGGCCAGGACGTCGAGGTGGACGGGGCGGCCTGTGTAGCTTTGGTACGGCCGCAGGCCAGCATCCCCTGCATCACCGCCGACTGCGCCTACCGGTGGCGTGTCAGCACCTGGACACAG TGCTCTGTCTCCTGCGGAGACGGCATCCAGCACCGGCACGATGCCTGCCTTGGACCCGGGTCCCAGGCTCCGGTGCCAGCCCACTTCTGCCAGCACTTGCCCAAGCCAGCCACGGTGCGGGGCTGCTGGGCTGGGCCCTGCGCTGGGCAGGGGACCCCCAGCCCGGCGCCCCCCGAGGAAGCCACTGCTGGTGCTCCTCCGGAGCGGCCCTGGCCCCAggcccacctcctctccccagctccccggCTTCAGGGGCTTCTGCCTGGGCCCCAGGAAAGCCCGGCTGAGTCCA GCGTCTGTGGCCGGCAGCACCTTGAGCCGACAGGAACCATTGACATGCGAGGCCCAGGGCAGGCTGACTGTGTAGTGGCCATCGGGCGGCCCCTGGGTGAGGTGGTGACCATTCAAGTCCTCGAGAGTTCCCTCAACTGCAGCACTG GGGACATGTTGCTGCTTTGGGGCAGGCTCACGTGGAGGAAGATGTGCGGGAAACTGTCGGACAGGACTTTCAGCTCCAAAGCCAACACGCTCCTGGTGAGGCAGCGCCGTGAGCGGCCGGAAGGCGGAGTTGTGCTGCGGTACCAGAGCCAGCCTGCCCCGGGAGCCTCCCACAGAG AGTGTGATATGCAGCTCTTTGGACCCTGGGGTAAAATCGTGAGCCCCTCGATGAGTCCACGTGGGAGGAACCTGGGGGGCTGCCGCATCTTCATCAATGTGGCTCCACGGGCCCGCATTGCCATCCATGCCCTGGTCACCAGCGTGGGCACAGGCACTGATGCCAGCCACATCTTG ATCCGGGACATCCACAGCCTGAAGACGATGACATTCCGTGGGCAGCAGGCACTCTACTGGGAGTCCGAGGGAAGCCAGGCTGAGATGGAGTTTAGCCAGGGTTTCATGGAGGCGGGCGCTAGCCTGTGGGGCCTGTACTGGACCCTCGGATCTCGAGTGCAGGAACCTGGCTGGGCCGTACCCTAG